One genomic region from Cryptococcus deuterogattii R265 chromosome 7, complete sequence encodes:
- a CDS encoding solute carrier family 25 member 38, producing MSMSISCHFYFRFTALLSSPFSLHNLIPDPQSVFQMASLSAAPPATSSKINLQASHHLLSGALSGLSSAVVLQPLDLLKTRLQQSQGGVGSKRQRIRGVVKQVIKDDGMSGLWRGTIPTLVRNVPGVAVYFYTLSAIRNRLSAVPYFSITVPVSGSKISSPSGQVKREAGSRSAIVKLSSGGNLLAGAVGRTSVGFVLSPITVIKARFESNRYSDYHSILGALSSLYRTHGVKGFYQGFTATAARDAPYAGLYLVFYEKSKELAGKLPGVPNAALHSCSGIMAATLATIITSPADVIKTRMQVNPSEHPTLRKAVVRVAQERGLLGFFSGTSLRISRKAASAAIGWTVYEGLLIFLRDRKGQPQTGAL from the exons ATGTCGATGTCCATTTCTTGTCACTTCTATTTCCGATTCACagctctcctctcttctcccttctctcttcacaACCTAATTCCCGATCCTCAGAGCGTGTTCCAAATGGCCTCTCTTTCTGCCGCGCCACCTGCCACAAGCAGCAAGATCAATCTTCAAGCTTCacatcaccttctttcagGCGCGTTGTCTGGTCTGTCTTCGGCCGTAGTCTTACAGCCTCTCGATCTTCTCAAGACGAGATTACAACAAAGTCAAGGTGGTGTAGGTTCCAAGAG GCAAAGAATAAGAGGAGTGGTCAAGCAGGTcatcaaagatgatggaatgTCGGGTCTATGGAGAGGTACCATCCCAACCCTAGTCAG GAATGTTCCGGGAGTAGCTGTGTACTTTTATACCCTCTCTGCCATCCGAAATCGCCTTTCAGCGGTCCCATACTTCTCCATAACTGTGCCTGTATCTGGAAGTAAAatatcatcaccatctGGGCAAGTCAAGAGGGAGGCTGGCTCCAGGTCGGCGATCGTAAAGCTTTCCTCGGGCGGGAATCTGTTGGCCGGAGCCGTGGGCAGGACATCGGTGGGCTTCGTTTTGAGTCCCATCACAGTCATCAAGGCTCGATTTGAG AGTAACCGATATTCTGATTACCACTCTATCCTTGGtgccctctcttctttgtaCCGCACCCATGGGGTGAAAGGTTTCTATCAAGGGTTTACGGCCACCGCAGCCCGTGATGCCCCGTATGCGGGACTGTACCTGGTATTCTATGAGAAATCAAAAGAACTGGCAG GGAAATTACCAGGGGTACCTAATGCGGCCTTACATTCCTGCTCAG GGATCATGGCTGCTACTCTTGCCACAATCATCACCTCACCGGCCGATGTAATCAAA ACCAGAATGCAAGTCAACCCGTCTGAACACCCTACATTAAGGAAAGCCGTTGTAAGAGTCGCTCAG GAGCGAGGACTACTGGGTTTCTTCTCGGGAACTTCTCTACGGATATCGCGCAAAGCTGCGTCTGCTGCGATTGGATGGACGGTGTACGAAGGACTTTTGATTTTCCTTAGAGATCGTAAAGGGCAGCCTCAAACAGGAGCATTATAA
- a CDS encoding DNA-directed RNA polymerase III subunit RPC10 has protein sequence MLFCPYCANSLTIGDREDSTDKCWVCPTCPYQFIIERQISMRTHLKRKEVDDVLGGKEAWANVDKTDTACPKCDHRRAYFRQMQIRSADEPMTTFYKCCECGHQWREN, from the exons ATGCTCTTCTGTCCCTACTGCGCCAACAGTCTCACAATTGGTGACCGCGAAGATAGTACAGACAAGTGCTG GGTCTGTCCCACTTGCCCATACCAATTCATAATCGAACGTCAA ATTTCGATGAGAACGCATCTAAAGCGGAAGGAAGTGGACGACGTCTTAGGAGGCAAAGAAGCGTGGGCAAACGTGGATAAAACTGACA CTGCTTGTCCCAAATGCGATCATAGACGGGCATACTTTAGGCAAATGCAGATTCGTTCGGCAGATGAGCCTATGACCACCTTCTA TAAATGCTGTGAATGTGGACATCAATGGCGAGAA AACTAA
- a CDS encoding phenylacrylic acid decarboxylase, with amino-acid sequence MSGYKNLISAITSRHSEAASDCTQSTTNLESKDYGVSSSDKEGVPSSRASLADVPFQLIPEEMRRKRYVVAVTGATGATLAIRLLQALRALDIETHLILSKWAVKTLKYETDMTERELKDLADYSYSNSDLAAPPSSGSFIHDGMFIIPCSMKTLAAVRIGLGDELISRSADVCLKEGRKLMLVVRETPLNDIHLENMLFLRRAGAIIFPPVPAYYIRPQTIDDLTNQTVGRILDSMGLHTTGFARWAENL; translated from the exons ATGTCGGGCTATAAAAATCTCATTTCCGCCATTACTTCAAGACACTCAGAGGCTGCTTCAGATTGCACGCAAAGTACAACTAACTTGGAGAGCAAGGATTATGGtgtttcatcttctgacAAAGAGGGTGTTCCTTCCTCGAGAGCTTCTCTCGCCGACGTCCCATTCCAACTCATTCCTGAGGAGATGCGGAGAAAAAGATATGTGGTCGCCGTCACAGGAGCGACAGGTGCTACTCTTGCCATCCGATTACTACAAGCACTGAGAGCTCTCGACATCGAAACACATCTGATTCTCAGCAAGTGGGCAGTGAAGACGTTGAAGTACGAGACTGATATGACTGAGAGAGAG CTCAAAGATCTCGCCGATTATTCATATTCCAACTCAGACTTAGCGGCTCCTCCATCGTCTGGTTCCTTCATACATGATGGCATGTTCATCATTCCCTGCAGTATGAAAACACTTGCTGCCGTAAGGATAGGCCTTGGAGATGAACTCATATCGAGGTCAGCAGACGTTTGTctgaaggagggaaggaagctTATGTTGGTTGTGAGGGAGACACCCCTGAACGATATCCATTTAGAAAACAT GTTATTCCTTCGTCGAGCCGGTGCTatcatctttcctcctgTTCCTGCATATTATATAAGGCCACAAACGATAGATGATCTCACCAACCAAACTGTTGGAAGGATATTAGATTCCA TGGGCCTGCATACTACTGGCTTTGCACGTTGGGCGGAGAACTTATGA
- a CDS encoding cytoplasmic protein, with amino-acid sequence MSTPAAPHLEFRSFVEALKQDNDLISITREVNPNLEAAAITRLVYENDLPAPLFENLKGAKDGLFRILGAPAALRRDKATRYGRLARHVGLEPTAGMKEILDKMLSAEKLQPIEPTVVQDGPCKQNILHEEDVHIESLPSPMIHKDDGGKYIQTYGMHVVQSPDGKWTNWSIARAMVKDDKHLVGLVIEPQHIWQIHQLWKKEGKDCPWALCFGVPPAAIMASSMPIPDGISEAGYIGAFIGESIPVIKCETNNLLVPATSEIVFEGSLSITETAPEGPFGEMHGYIFPGDTHNWPVYKVNCITHRDNAIMPMSACGRLTDETHTMIGALAAAEIGKVCRNANLPVKDAFSPFESQVTWVALQFDGKKLREMKTTSEELRKKIGDVVFNHKAGYTIHRLILVGDDIDVYDGKDVLWAFSTRCRPNLDETFFEDVRGFPLIPYMSHGNGSPVKGGKVVSDALMPLEYTAGPDFIAADFKNSYPDELKAQVLSNWEADGFAPL; translated from the exons ATGTCTACTCCAGCTGCACCCCATCTCGAATTCCGATCCTTTGTCGAAGCTCTCAAGCAGGATAATGACCTCATTTCTATTACACGAGAGGTCAACCCTAACCTAGAAGCCGCCGCCATCACCCGTCTTGTATACGAGAACGACCTCCCTGCTCCCTTGTTCGAAAACCTGAAAGGTGCCAAGGACGGCCTCTTCCGCATCCTGGGtgctcctgctgctctGAGAAGGGACAAAGCTACTCGCTACGGCCGTCTCGCGCGCCATGTCGGTCTTGAACCCACTGCTGGTATGAAGGAGATTCTCGACAAGATGCTCTCTGCCGAAAAACTCCAGCCTATCGAACCCACTGTAGTTCAGGATGGTCCTTGTAAGCAAAACATTCTccatgaggaagatgtccACATCGAGTCACTTCCCAGCCCTATGATCCACAAAGACGATGGTGGCAAATATATCCAGACATATG GCATGCATGTGGTCCAGTCTCCCGATGGCAAGTGGACAAATTGGTCCATCGCCCGAGCGATGGTCAAAGACGACAAGCACCTCGTCGGTCTTGTCATTGAACCTCAGCACATCTGGCAAATTCACcagctttggaagaaggaagggaaggattGTCCTTGGGCTTTATGCTTCGGTGTCCCACCGGCTGCTATTATGGCTTCTTCCATGCCAATTC CCGACGGGATATCCGAGGCCGGATACATCGGTGCTTTCATAGGAGAATCCATACCAGTCATTAAATGCGAGACCAACAACCTTCTTGTCCCCGCCACCTCCGAAATTGTCTTTGAGGGTTCGCTTTCCATTACCGAAACAGCCCCAGAAGGTCCATTCGGAGAGATGCACGGCTACATCTTCCCTGGCGACACGCACAATTGGCCTGTTTACAAGGTTAATTGCATCACTCACAGAGACAATGCTATCATGCCCATGTCTGCATGCGGTCGTCTGACGGACGAGACT CACACCATGATTGGTGCCCTTGCCGCTGCTGAAATTGGCAAGGTTTGTCGAAATGCTAACCTTCCTGTCAAGGACGCCTTTTCTCCCTTCGAATCTCAAGTCACTTGGGTTGCACTTCAATTCGATGGTAAGAAATTGCGGGAGATGAAGACCACTTCCGAAGaattgagaaagaagatcggTGATGTCGTGTTTAACCACAAAGCGGGCTACACCATCCATCGTCTTATCCTTGTGGGAGATGACATTGACGTCTATGACGGCAAGGACGTTC TCTGGGCTTTCTCCACCCGTTGTCGCCCAAACCTGGACGAAACTTTCTTTGAGGACGTCCGTGGATTCCCCCTCATTCCATACATGTCTCACGGTAACGGCTCTCCTGTTAAGGGTGGCAAGGTCGTTTCTGATGCCCTCATGCCCCTCGAGTACACCGCGGGACCCGATTTCATTGCTGCCGACTTTAAGAATAGTTATCCCGACGAGCTGAAAGCTCAGGTGCTCAGCAACTGGGAAGCAGATGGCTTTGCTCCCTTATGA